One Streptomyces sp. P9-A2 DNA window includes the following coding sequences:
- a CDS encoding HSP90 family protein, with protein sequence MTLPDTATNPAGADRTFQVDLRGLVDLLSHHLYSSPRVYLRELLQNAVDALTARHGLAPDAPADAFGIRLYADGLVVRVEDDGVGLTEADVHTFLATIGRSSKRAEKIAEQRADFIGQFGIGLLSCFLVADEIHVLSRSARTPDAPAVEWRGRGDGSYTVRVLPASARPRPGTTVTLTPRADAGEWTRPAQVHALARHFGSLLRHPVTFDDGTGGPGGTGASVNPEPAPWVRTYPTPGSRSRALAAYGEEVFGFTPLDTIELDLPAVGLKGIACVLPEAVPVGRRHGHRVHVKGMLLSEQAEEILPEWAFFVRCVVDAESLRPTASRESLYEDDTLAAVRDALAERLRAWIARAAASDPELLGRFLQAHHLAVKSLAVHDDEILRMLLPWLPFETTDGHCTLDEFARTHRTVLVTSSVEEFRQVAAIASAAGLGVVNGGYTYDRELVHRLPEIRPEVTVADLDPATLTAHLDPVDRETELAAAAYLALARDALAVFDCDVALRTFQPASAPALLVDSREARHERTRSQLAREQEGGLWGDILGALRQEAPRAQLILNQLNPLVRTAVTIDGPELARTSAEALYGQAAMLSRRPLRPAESSLINRSFLDLLAHALRKDS encoded by the coding sequence ATGACTCTCCCCGACACCGCCACGAACCCGGCCGGCGCCGACCGCACCTTCCAGGTGGATCTGCGCGGCCTCGTCGACCTCCTCTCCCACCACCTCTACTCCAGCCCTCGTGTCTACCTGCGCGAACTCCTGCAGAACGCGGTGGACGCGCTGACCGCCCGGCACGGCCTCGCCCCCGACGCGCCCGCCGACGCGTTCGGCATCCGCCTGTACGCCGACGGTCTGGTGGTCCGCGTCGAGGACGACGGGGTCGGTCTCACCGAGGCCGACGTGCACACCTTCCTCGCCACCATCGGCCGCAGCAGCAAGCGTGCGGAGAAGATCGCCGAGCAACGTGCCGACTTCATCGGCCAGTTCGGCATCGGCCTGCTCTCCTGCTTCCTGGTCGCGGACGAGATCCACGTCCTGAGCCGCTCCGCCCGTACCCCCGACGCGCCCGCCGTGGAGTGGCGGGGACGCGGCGACGGCAGCTACACCGTGCGCGTCCTGCCCGCCTCCGCCCGGCCCCGGCCCGGCACCACCGTCACGCTGACCCCGCGCGCGGACGCCGGCGAGTGGACCCGTCCCGCGCAGGTGCACGCGCTGGCCCGGCACTTCGGCTCCCTGCTGCGCCACCCGGTGACCTTCGACGACGGTACGGGCGGCCCCGGCGGCACGGGTGCGTCCGTGAACCCCGAGCCGGCGCCCTGGGTGCGTACGTACCCCACGCCGGGCTCCCGTTCCCGGGCGCTGGCCGCGTACGGCGAGGAGGTCTTCGGGTTCACGCCGCTGGACACGATCGAGCTGGACCTGCCGGCCGTGGGCCTGAAGGGCATCGCGTGCGTGCTGCCCGAGGCCGTGCCGGTCGGTCGCCGCCACGGCCACCGCGTGCACGTCAAGGGCATGCTGCTGTCCGAGCAGGCCGAGGAGATCCTGCCCGAGTGGGCGTTCTTCGTCCGCTGTGTCGTCGACGCCGAGAGCCTGCGCCCGACGGCATCACGCGAGTCCCTGTACGAGGACGACACCCTCGCCGCCGTCCGCGACGCCCTCGCCGAGCGGCTGCGCGCGTGGATCGCCCGGGCCGCGGCCAGCGACCCGGAGCTGCTCGGCCGCTTCCTCCAGGCTCACCACCTGGCCGTGAAGTCGCTCGCGGTGCACGACGACGAGATCCTGCGGATGCTGCTGCCCTGGCTGCCGTTCGAGACCACCGACGGGCACTGCACCCTCGACGAGTTCGCGCGCACTCACCGCACCGTGCTGGTGACGTCGAGCGTGGAGGAGTTCCGGCAGGTCGCGGCGATCGCCTCGGCCGCCGGACTCGGCGTCGTCAACGGCGGCTACACCTACGACCGTGAACTGGTCCACCGGCTGCCCGAGATCAGGCCCGAGGTCACGGTCGCCGACCTCGACCCGGCGACCCTCACCGCCCACCTCGACCCCGTCGACCGGGAGACGGAACTGGCCGCGGCGGCCTACCTGGCCCTGGCCCGCGACGCCCTCGCCGTCTTCGACTGCGACGTCGCGCTGCGCACCTTCCAGCCCGCCTCCGCCCCCGCCCTCCTCGTCGACAGCCGCGAGGCACGGCACGAGCGCACCCGCTCCCAGCTCGCCCGCGAGCAGGAGGGCGGCCTGTGGGGCGACATCCTGGGCGCCCTGCGCCAGGAGGCACCGCGGGCGCAGCTGATCCTCAACCAGCTCAACCCGCTGGTGCGCACCGCCGTGACCATCGACGGGCCCGAGCTGGCCCGCACCAGCGCCGAGGCCCTCTACGGGCAGGCCGCGATGCTGTCCCGGCGTCCGCTCAGACCCGCCGAGTCGAGCCTCATCAACCGCTCCTTCCTCGATCTCCTCGCCCACGCACTCCGCAAGGACAGCTGA
- a CDS encoding PucR family transcriptional regulator, protein MPEPETSMPETPAGPAHPHPATLKRLEKSSGRLAAQAILRMDETLPWYRAMPPENRSWIGLVAQAGIAAFTEWFRRPEAPQAISTDVFGTAPRELTRAITLRQTVEMVRTTIEVMESAIDEVAAPGDESVLREALLVYAREIAFATAQVYAQAAEARGAWDARLESLVVNAVLSGEADEGAVSRAAALGWNSPEHVCVLLGTAPDGDSELTVEAIRRAARHAKLQVLTGVLGNRLVVIAGGSDNPLAVAKSLIGPYAQGPVVAGPVVPDLQAATRSAQAAAAGLKACSAWQDAPRPVLADDLLPERAISGDISAREQLVEEIYRPLEETGAALLETLSVYLEQASSLEGAARMLFVHPNTVRYRLRRVTDVTGWSPSDVRSAFTLRVALILGRLVDGDLQL, encoded by the coding sequence GTGCCCGAACCCGAAACCAGCATGCCCGAGACCCCGGCAGGACCCGCCCACCCGCATCCCGCGACGCTGAAGCGGCTGGAGAAGTCGTCCGGCCGCCTCGCCGCGCAGGCCATTCTGCGGATGGACGAGACGCTGCCCTGGTACCGGGCGATGCCACCGGAGAACCGTTCCTGGATCGGGCTGGTCGCCCAGGCGGGCATCGCCGCCTTCACCGAATGGTTCCGGCGCCCCGAGGCGCCGCAGGCCATCTCCACCGACGTCTTCGGGACCGCGCCGCGTGAGCTGACCCGGGCCATCACGCTGCGGCAGACCGTGGAGATGGTGCGTACCACCATCGAGGTCATGGAGAGCGCCATCGACGAGGTGGCGGCGCCGGGCGACGAGTCGGTGCTGCGCGAGGCGCTCCTGGTGTACGCGCGGGAGATCGCGTTCGCGACGGCTCAGGTGTACGCGCAGGCGGCCGAGGCGCGGGGCGCCTGGGACGCGCGGCTGGAGTCGCTGGTCGTGAACGCGGTGCTCAGCGGCGAGGCCGACGAGGGTGCCGTGTCGCGGGCCGCCGCCCTGGGGTGGAACTCGCCGGAGCATGTGTGCGTGCTGCTCGGCACCGCGCCCGACGGCGACTCGGAGCTGACCGTGGAGGCGATCCGGCGGGCCGCCCGGCACGCCAAGCTCCAGGTGCTGACCGGGGTGCTGGGGAACCGGCTGGTGGTGATCGCGGGCGGCAGCGACAATCCGCTGGCCGTGGCCAAGTCGCTGATCGGGCCGTACGCACAGGGGCCGGTGGTGGCGGGTCCGGTGGTGCCGGACCTCCAGGCGGCGACCCGGTCCGCGCAGGCCGCCGCGGCGGGCCTGAAGGCGTGTTCCGCCTGGCAGGACGCGCCGCGCCCGGTGCTGGCCGACGATCTGCTGCCGGAGCGGGCGATCTCCGGTGACATCTCTGCCCGTGAGCAGTTGGTGGAGGAGATCTACAGACCGCTCGAGGAGACCGGGGCCGCGCTGCTGGAGACGCTCAGCGTCTATCTGGAGCAGGCGAGCAGCCTCGAGGGGGCCGCCCGGATGCTGTTCGTGCACCCCAATACCGTGCGTTACCGGCTCCGACGTGTGACGGACGTCACCGGATGGTCACCCTCCGATGTACGCTCTGCGTTCACACTGCGGGTCGCGCTGATCCTGGGGCGTCTGGTCGACGGCGATCTTCAGCTCTAG
- a CDS encoding SMP-30/gluconolactonase/LRE family protein: MRRLPLRSIAVLAAIGSLALTGCGTQTGDAGEQTAGAPGAGGQSIRAQQVMRLTEVHKQTGMTLLEGPVFGADGGLFVVDVTAPEGEPKVMRVDVRKKTKRAVHTDGRGAYTSAQFSPYDGRLYLTDFAHGEIVSLSPDALDADGGDLRTFFSGKVDGAPMNPDDIAFDEDGNLYVSDSRGLTEGKALGRVVRIDRDGEEATVLADGLAATNGISFDAEYRGLWFSELTENRISYLPVGRKGGVTARHTAIRVDGGIAQTDSIAVDADGNLYQALHGRPAMVVYDRHGERLATVEVPARAAEGLESATNVAITPGGTKAYMTVSGPAGGYLYTFDALAKGTRQSNGG; this comes from the coding sequence ATGCGACGACTCCCTCTACGCTCCATCGCCGTGCTCGCCGCCATCGGTTCCCTCGCCCTCACCGGATGCGGTACGCAGACGGGTGACGCCGGTGAGCAGACGGCCGGCGCTCCCGGCGCGGGCGGCCAAAGCATTCGCGCGCAGCAGGTGATGCGACTGACGGAGGTGCACAAGCAGACCGGGATGACGCTGCTGGAGGGGCCGGTCTTCGGCGCGGACGGCGGTCTGTTCGTCGTCGACGTCACCGCGCCCGAGGGCGAGCCGAAAGTGATGCGCGTTGATGTCCGCAAGAAGACGAAGCGGGCGGTGCACACCGACGGGCGCGGGGCGTACACCTCGGCGCAGTTCAGCCCGTACGACGGACGGCTCTACCTGACCGACTTCGCGCACGGCGAGATCGTGAGCCTGAGCCCGGACGCCCTCGACGCCGACGGTGGCGACCTGCGGACCTTCTTCTCCGGCAAGGTCGACGGGGCGCCGATGAACCCCGACGACATCGCCTTCGACGAGGACGGCAACCTGTACGTCAGCGACTCGCGCGGCCTGACCGAGGGCAAGGCGCTCGGGCGCGTGGTGCGGATCGACCGCGACGGCGAGGAGGCCACCGTGCTGGCCGACGGCCTCGCCGCGACGAACGGGATCTCCTTCGACGCGGAGTACCGCGGGCTGTGGTTCAGCGAGCTGACGGAGAACCGGATCTCGTACCTCCCCGTCGGCAGGAAGGGCGGGGTCACGGCCCGGCACACCGCCATCCGGGTCGACGGCGGGATCGCGCAGACCGACTCCATCGCCGTGGACGCGGACGGCAACCTCTACCAGGCGCTGCACGGGCGGCCCGCGATGGTCGTGTACGACCGGCACGGTGAGCGCCTGGCGACCGTCGAGGTGCCCGCGCGCGCCGCCGAGGGCCTGGAGTCGGCGACGAACGTGGCGATCACGCCCGGCGGGACCAAGGCGTACATGACCGTCAGCGGGCCCGCGGGCGGGTACCTGTACACCTTCGACGCGCTGGCGAAGGGCACCCGGCAGTCCAACGGCGGCTGA
- a CDS encoding beta-ketoacyl-[acyl-carrier-protein] synthase family protein, whose product MSSTNRTVVVTGIGATTPLGGDAASTWEGLIAGRSGVKPLTQEWAADQAVRIAAPVAVEPTETIPRPQARRLDRSAQFALVAAKEAWADAGFEGRAGEDPNVAPERLGTVIASGIGGVTTLLDQYDVLKEKGVRRVSPHTVPMLMPNGPSANVGLLVGARAGVHTPVSACASGAEAIGYAIEMIRSGRADVVVAGGTEAAIHPLPIAAFGNMMAMSKNNDDPQGASRPYDVGRDGFVLGEGAGVIVLESAEHAAARGARVYAEAVGQGISADGHDIVQPEPEGRGISHALQNLMDANDLDPSEIVHVNAHATSTPAGDIAELKALRKVFGDDVDHMAVSATKSMTGHLLGGAGGVESVATVLALYHRVAPPTINLDTIDPEAEANADVVRGEARKLPVEGRIAALNDSFGFGGHNVVLAFRSV is encoded by the coding sequence ATGAGCTCGACCAATCGCACTGTGGTCGTCACCGGTATCGGCGCAACCACACCGCTGGGTGGCGACGCGGCCTCGACCTGGGAGGGTCTGATCGCCGGACGTTCCGGGGTCAAGCCCCTGACCCAGGAGTGGGCCGCCGACCAGGCGGTCCGTATCGCGGCCCCCGTGGCCGTGGAACCCACTGAGACCATTCCGCGGCCGCAGGCCCGCCGCCTGGACCGCTCGGCGCAGTTCGCGCTGGTCGCGGCCAAGGAGGCATGGGCCGACGCCGGCTTCGAGGGCAGGGCCGGTGAGGACCCGAACGTCGCCCCGGAGCGGCTGGGCACGGTCATCGCCTCCGGTATCGGCGGTGTGACGACCCTGCTCGACCAGTACGACGTGCTGAAGGAGAAGGGCGTCCGCCGCGTCTCCCCGCACACCGTCCCCATGCTGATGCCGAACGGCCCGTCGGCCAACGTCGGCCTGCTCGTGGGCGCCCGGGCGGGTGTGCACACCCCCGTCTCGGCCTGCGCCTCGGGCGCGGAGGCCATCGGCTACGCCATCGAGATGATCCGCAGCGGCCGCGCCGACGTCGTCGTCGCCGGCGGCACGGAGGCGGCGATCCACCCGCTGCCGATCGCCGCGTTCGGCAACATGATGGCGATGTCCAAGAACAACGACGACCCGCAGGGCGCCTCGCGGCCGTACGACGTCGGCCGGGACGGCTTCGTCCTCGGCGAGGGCGCGGGCGTGATCGTCCTGGAGTCCGCCGAGCACGCCGCCGCACGCGGCGCCCGCGTCTACGCGGAGGCGGTCGGCCAGGGCATCTCGGCCGACGGCCACGACATCGTGCAGCCGGAGCCGGAGGGCCGCGGCATCTCGCACGCCCTGCAGAACCTGATGGACGCCAACGACCTGGACCCGTCCGAGATCGTGCACGTCAACGCGCACGCCACCTCGACGCCGGCCGGTGACATCGCCGAACTGAAGGCGCTGCGCAAGGTGTTCGGCGACGACGTCGACCACATGGCGGTCTCCGCGACCAAGTCGATGACCGGGCACCTGCTCGGTGGCGCCGGTGGCGTGGAGTCGGTGGCGACGGTGCTCGCGCTGTACCACCGGGTGGCTCCGCCGACCATCAACCTCGACACCATCGACCCCGAGGCCGAGGCGAACGCGGACGTGGTCCGCGGCGAGGCGCGCAAGCTGCCCGTCGAGGGCCGCATCGCCGCCCTCAACGACTCGTTCGGGTTCGGCGGGCACAACGTGGTGCTGGCGTTCCGGTCGGTCTGA
- a CDS encoding acyl carrier protein, whose product MAATQEEIVAGLAEIVNEIAGIPVEDVQLDKSFTDDLDVDSLSMVEVVVAAEERFDVKIPDDDVKNLKTVGDATEYILKHQA is encoded by the coding sequence ATGGCCGCCACTCAGGAAGAGATCGTCGCCGGTCTCGCGGAGATCGTGAACGAGATCGCCGGCATCCCGGTTGAGGACGTCCAGCTGGACAAGTCCTTCACCGACGACCTGGACGTCGACTCGCTGTCCATGGTCGAGGTCGTCGTCGCCGCCGAAGAGCGCTTCGACGTCAAGATCCCGGACGACGACGTCAAGAACCTCAAGACCGTCGGCGACGCCACCGAGTACATCCTCAAGCACCAGGCCTGA
- a CDS encoding TetR/AcrR family transcriptional regulator: MTQHPVPDQRQRPANDGPRAAARNRAALVAAAREIYAEQGLDVPLSAIARRAGVGQGVLYRHFPDRAAVTAAVLEENVREVEQAAAAEDATFAGVLGVLTWHLKESAAFIGLLHADGSDRRSGVRAHALALSRRVEHALRAHLPGDDGGGHRPIAADDLMLAVAMVSGAVAGPSREERERRALAAWRLLGVEVGPVRPFSG, from the coding sequence ATGACGCAGCATCCCGTGCCGGACCAGCGGCAACGGCCCGCGAACGACGGGCCCAGGGCCGCCGCCCGCAACCGTGCCGCGCTGGTCGCCGCCGCCCGGGAGATCTACGCGGAGCAGGGCCTGGACGTCCCGCTGTCCGCGATCGCGCGCCGCGCCGGGGTCGGGCAGGGCGTCCTGTACCGGCACTTCCCCGACCGGGCCGCCGTGACGGCCGCGGTGCTGGAGGAGAACGTCCGCGAGGTCGAGCAGGCGGCCGCGGCCGAGGACGCGACCTTCGCCGGTGTGCTCGGCGTGCTGACCTGGCACCTGAAGGAGTCGGCCGCGTTCATCGGCCTCCTGCACGCCGACGGATCGGACCGCCGTTCCGGCGTCCGCGCGCACGCCCTGGCCCTGTCCCGGCGGGTCGAGCACGCCCTGCGCGCCCACCTGCCCGGCGACGACGGCGGCGGCCACCGGCCGATCGCGGCGGACGACCTCATGCTCGCCGTCGCCATGGTCTCCGGCGCAGTCGCCGGCCCCTCCCGCGAGGAGCGGGAGCGCAGGGCGCTGGCGGCCTGGCGGCTCCTCGGCGTCGAGGTGGGACCGGTGCGGCCCTTCTCGGGGTGA
- a CDS encoding pirin family protein gives MDGVTDVRRAHERFQGGDPAAGIESRHAFSFGPHYDPDHLRFGAVIACNEERLAPGAGFDEHPHSHTEIVTWVVEGELTHRDSTGHETLVRPGDVQRLSAACGVRHVERNDGPVPLTFLQMWLAPLEPGGDPCYEVVRGIADSTPYALPEAGAMLHVRRLTAGERTAIPDAAYVYVHVVRGEVLLGEAGLGPGDAARLTDTKRLVVVATSDAELLMWEMRAA, from the coding sequence GTGGACGGCGTGACCGACGTACGGCGCGCGCACGAGCGCTTCCAGGGCGGCGATCCGGCGGCCGGGATCGAGAGCCGGCACGCCTTCTCCTTCGGCCCGCACTACGACCCCGACCACCTCCGCTTCGGCGCGGTGATCGCCTGCAACGAGGAGCGGCTCGCCCCCGGCGCCGGCTTCGACGAGCATCCGCACAGCCACACCGAGATCGTGACGTGGGTGGTGGAGGGCGAGCTGACCCACCGCGACTCCACCGGCCACGAGACACTCGTCCGCCCCGGCGACGTCCAGCGCCTGAGCGCCGCCTGTGGCGTACGGCACGTGGAACGCAACGACGGCCCCGTCCCCCTGACCTTCCTCCAGATGTGGCTGGCCCCGCTGGAACCCGGCGGCGACCCCTGCTACGAGGTCGTCCGCGGCATCGCCGACTCCACCCCGTACGCCCTCCCGGAGGCCGGCGCCATGCTCCACGTCCGCCGGCTGACGGCGGGGGAGCGCACGGCGATCCCTGACGCGGCGTACGTGTACGTCCACGTCGTGCGCGGCGAAGTCCTCCTGGGCGAGGCCGGGCTGGGTCCGGGGGACGCGGCCCGCCTCACGGACACGAAAAGGCTCGTGGTGGTGGCGACGTCGGACGCGGAACTGCTGATGTGGGAGATGCGGGCCGCATAG
- a CDS encoding ketoacyl-ACP synthase III yields MAKIKPSKGAPYARILGVGGYRPTRIVPNEVILETIDSSDEWIRSRSGIETRHWASPEETVAAMSVEASGKAIADAGIDAGQIGAVVVATVSHFKQTPAVATEIADLLGTDKAAAFDISAGCAGFGYGLTLAKSMVVEGSAEYVLVIGVERLSDLTDLEDRATAFLFGDGAGAVVVGPSQEPAIGPTVWGSEGDKSEVIKQTVPWTDYRDGEVEKFPAITQEGQAVFRWAVFEMAKVAQQALDAAGITSDELDVFIPHQANVRIIDSMVKTLKLPEHVTVARDIRTTGNTSAASIPLAMERLLATGDAKSGDTALVIGFGAGLVYAATVVTLP; encoded by the coding sequence ATGGCGAAGATCAAGCCCAGTAAGGGTGCCCCGTACGCCCGCATCCTGGGTGTGGGCGGCTACCGGCCCACCCGGATCGTGCCGAACGAGGTGATCCTGGAGACGATCGACTCGTCCGACGAATGGATCCGCTCGCGTTCCGGCATCGAGACGCGGCACTGGGCGTCGCCCGAGGAGACCGTCGCGGCGATGTCCGTCGAGGCGTCGGGCAAGGCGATCGCGGACGCGGGCATCGACGCCGGACAGATCGGCGCCGTGGTCGTCGCGACCGTGTCGCACTTCAAGCAGACCCCGGCCGTGGCCACCGAGATCGCCGACCTGCTGGGCACGGACAAGGCCGCCGCCTTCGACATCTCGGCGGGCTGCGCGGGCTTCGGCTACGGCCTCACCCTCGCCAAGAGCATGGTGGTCGAGGGTTCCGCCGAGTACGTGCTCGTCATCGGTGTGGAGCGGCTGAGCGACCTGACCGACCTGGAGGACCGGGCCACCGCCTTCCTGTTCGGTGACGGCGCGGGCGCGGTCGTCGTCGGCCCCTCCCAGGAGCCCGCCATCGGCCCGACCGTGTGGGGCTCGGAGGGCGACAAGTCCGAGGTCATCAAGCAGACCGTGCCGTGGACGGACTACCGCGACGGCGAGGTCGAGAAGTTCCCCGCGATCACGCAGGAGGGCCAGGCGGTGTTCCGCTGGGCCGTGTTCGAGATGGCGAAGGTCGCCCAGCAGGCGCTGGACGCGGCCGGGATCACCTCGGACGAACTGGACGTCTTCATCCCGCACCAGGCCAATGTGCGGATCATCGACTCGATGGTGAAGACCCTCAAACTGCCGGAGCATGTCACGGTCGCCCGTGACATCCGTACCACCGGCAACACCTCGGCCGCCTCGATCCCGCTCGCGATGGAGCGGCTTCTGGCGACCGGCGATGCGAAGAGCGGCGACACCGCGCTCGTCATCGGCTTCGGGGCGGGTCTCGTCTACGCCGCAACGGTCGTTACTCTCCCCTAG
- a CDS encoding ACP S-malonyltransferase — protein MLVLVAPGQGAQTPGFLTEWLDLPGAADRVAAWSDAIGLDLAHYGTEADADAIRDTAVAQPLLVAAGLLSVSALGAGADDAASAVARLAPGAVAGHSVGEFTAAAFAGVLDDTAALSLVRKRGLAMADAAAITETGMAALLGGDPDVTVAHLEKLGLTPANINGAGQIVAAGTKEQLAALEADKPEGVRRVVALKVAGAFHTHHMGPAVDTLAKAAEDLTPGDPKAVYVSNKDGATVATGAGVLERLVGQVANPVRWDLCMETFKELGVTALIEVCPGGTLTGLAKRALPGVATLALKTPADLDAARALVAEHA, from the coding sequence GTGCTCGTACTCGTCGCTCCCGGCCAGGGCGCTCAGACGCCCGGCTTCCTGACTGAATGGCTCGACCTCCCCGGTGCCGCGGACCGCGTCGCCGCCTGGTCCGACGCCATCGGACTCGACCTCGCCCACTACGGCACCGAGGCCGACGCGGACGCGATCCGCGACACGGCCGTCGCCCAGCCGCTGCTGGTCGCGGCCGGGCTGCTGTCCGTCTCGGCGCTGGGTGCCGGTGCGGACGACGCCGCCTCGGCGGTGGCGCGGCTCGCGCCCGGCGCGGTCGCCGGTCACAGCGTCGGCGAGTTCACCGCGGCCGCGTTCGCGGGGGTCCTCGACGACACGGCCGCGCTGAGCCTGGTCCGCAAGCGGGGTCTGGCCATGGCCGACGCCGCCGCGATCACCGAGACCGGCATGGCGGCGCTGCTCGGCGGCGACCCGGACGTCACCGTGGCACACCTGGAGAAACTGGGGCTGACCCCGGCGAACATCAACGGCGCGGGCCAGATCGTGGCGGCCGGCACCAAGGAGCAGCTGGCCGCGCTGGAGGCGGACAAGCCCGAGGGCGTGCGCCGGGTCGTCGCGCTCAAGGTGGCCGGCGCCTTCCACACGCATCACATGGGCCCCGCGGTCGACACGCTGGCGAAGGCGGCCGAGGACCTGACGCCGGGCGACCCGAAGGCCGTCTACGTGTCGAACAAGGACGGTGCGACGGTCGCGACCGGCGCCGGGGTGCTGGAGCGCCTGGTGGGCCAGGTGGCGAACCCGGTGCGCTGGGACCTGTGCATGGAGACGTTCAAGGAGCTCGGGGTGACCGCGCTGATCGAGGTGTGCCCCGGAGGGACCCTGACCGGCCTCGCCAAGCGAGCCCTGCCCGGCGTCGCGACGCTCGCCCTGAAGACCCCCGCCGACCTCGACGCCGCCCGCGCGCTCGTAGCCGAGCACGCCTGA